The nucleotide sequence CAAGACTGCTGTCGCTCTTAGGAACGGTGCCCGATGAGGAGAGGCGCTTCGCACCACTGCTTGTCACAATGCTTGAGGGCAGGACATCTCATGGACCTTCTGATCGGCCCATTGAGAGAATGTTCCAATACTTGTGCAAACTCGTACTTGGGGACTCCAGCATCTGGCATTCAAAGGATGATTTGGCACAGCCGACCATTGACCAACATTTCGTCAGTCCCGATGCAGACGTGATGTATTTTGCGTTTCGACTCTGGCCGGAACCGATAGATCATGAGACTTTAGTTGCAGTTGGAACAGCCCTGGGTTCAGCCTTTTACATTGATCGTGGCCAATATCCTTCGGTTACAGAGCATCGAGTGGATGGTTAAGAAGGTGGGAGGGTTTACCGACACGCTGAAGCGACGAAAATGCGCTCCTATACGCGTTCCTCAAGGACCGCGTGAAAACGGTACCGGCATCCGGTCATCTTGGGCACACTTCGGTATTCTTTGCAAAGGAGCTTCCATGGGTGTGCGTTCCTCCAGGGTTTTGTTTTTTGGCCTTCTTATCGGGTTCGCGTGTGCGCCTTCTGGCGATGGGGCCTTCATCGGAACGTGGAGGAACGACCCAAGCCTTGCCAGTCCGCCGTACAAAGACGGCGAATATCGGTTGCAGGATCGATTGGTCGTATCGGCCGATCACACGTTCCGTTGGGAACCGACGGGTCTCGTCGGTCGCTGGCAAGTGAGCGGCTCGGAGATGCAATGCCGTCTGGACGCGCCCTTTCCCCCACTGACAATGTTGTCCGGCGACGAAACGAAGTTCTCCCTGTCGTTAAAGGACGATCGGTTGGTCTGGAAGGCCGTCGGCGCCCGCGTCGACCCGAAGCCTGTCTATGTCTATGTCAGGCAACGCTAAGGGCGTATCGGCGATAGGAAGCCAGACTCCGATGTGTGCCTAGTCTAAGGGCGACCGCATCCGGGGTGGCCGGGGTGAACGGGATGGACCGTGCCCGTTGCACCCCGGTTCCGAAGGAACGTCTTCTGGCGAGGTCTTGCAGACAAGGACAGAAACGCTCGCCCGGTCCACGAGCCACGCCGAGGGCAGAAAGGAGCGTTTTGTCCTTGCCGCCCGCCGTCGAATCCGTGAGCCACGGCCCCTTCTTCAGAGGAGCTGCTTGAACTCGTCGACCGTCAGGCCCGCGCCGATGACGATCGCGCCCATCGTGTACTGGTCGATAGGGTTGTGGCGTGGAACGGTGACGACGCGCGAGCCGTTCGTCATGACGATGTGCTTGCCCTGGCGGACGACCCAGAACCCCGCTTTTTCTAGTCCTCTGACGGCCGCCAAGTGGTGGATGCCGGGAAGCCTAGGCAACCTTGTCGTCCACAGTGACCGTCTCCTCGACGGAGCCGTCCTCTCCGTGAAGCTCGGCCACGACCGACAGGTATTCCCGGATCGCGGCCTTGATCGCGTCCAAGGCTTGCTCGCGGGTCGCGCCCTGTGACGCGCAACCGGGCAGTGCCGGCACCCAGACGGCCCAGCCCTGATCGGATTCTTTCAACCTGACGCTGAAGGTCACGGATGCATTATACGGCGGCGGGCGAAGTGAAGGCGGATGACACGTTCGGTCCGACCGCACGTGGGTCCGACGACGCACCGCTGATCGCCGGGAGGTCCCTCCCACGGCAAGCCGGGGCAGGCGGCTTCGCTCGGGATGACGTCGTTGGGCGACGGCCCTCTCACATCGGTTCACGTCATCCCGACCGACCGCAGGGAGCGGAGGGATCTCCCCTTCCGAACTACCCGAACCACTCGAACTTTCGAACTCGCTTCCATTCCCGGAGGTCCCTCGACTACGCTCGGGATGACGTGTTTGAGGGGGCGGGCGCTCCGACATCGTTTCACGTCATCCCGACCGACCGGAGGGAGCGGAGGGACCTCCCCTTCCGGGCTTCCGGACAAACCCGAACCCCCGAACTTCCGAACCCCCCCCGAAAAACGCCGAAACGTAGACACCTGACTCCATTTCGAACCTAAGGTACGGAAATCAGGTCGTCACGGGAGCGATTTTCCAGGCCTGGTGTGCTTCTCACCTCATGCGGAAAATGATTTTCCAGGCCTGGTGCGCTTCTCACCTCATGCGGAAAATGATTTTCCAGGCCTGGTGCGCTTCTCACCTCATGCGGAAAATGGTTTTCCAGGCCTGGTGCGCTCCTCACCTCATGCGGAAAATGATTTTCCAGGCCTGGTGAGCTTCTCACCGCATGCGGAAAATGATCTTCCAGGCCTGGTGAGCTCCTCACCGCATGCCTTTTGCTCCTCCCTGGACGGGATCCGGGGCTCGGGCGGCCTGTCGATTTGCCCCCTCCGCCCTGCGGGCACCTCCCCCAGAAGGGGCACGATCATCCCCGTCTAGGGGAGGACCCCGGAGACACGATCACCCCCGACCAGAGAAGGATCCCGGAGGCGCGATCCTCCCCGACCACGGAGGGGTCCCAAAGAGCGGCCCCCTCCGCCCTGCGGGCACCTCCCCCAGAAGGGGCACGATCATCCCCGTCTAGGGGAGGACCCCGGAGACACGATCATCCCCGTCTTGGGGAGGAGCTCAGACCTTGCGCCACATCGCGAGCAGGCCGATGAGGGCGAGGGTCGCGAGGGAGCCGCCGATCCAGAACGGGGCGCGGTGGTCGACGCGGTCCCAGGTGACGCCCGCCACGAGGCTGCCCGCCAGGACCGCGAAGCCGTTCGCCATCGCATAGACCCCCATCGCGGTGCCGCGGTTCTCCGGCTCCGAGGCGTCCTTCACCCAGGCGCGGGAGACGCCGTCGCACGCGCCGTTGTAGATCCCATAGAGCGCCATCAACGGCCAGACGCCTGCGAGCGGGGTCGCGGCGAAGCCGAAATACGTGAGGGCGTAGACCGCCCACCCGATCGCGAGGACGGTCTTGCGGCCGACCTTGTCCGAGAGGTGGCCGAGAGGGAAGGCGGAGACCGAATAGACGGCGTTGAAGACGACGTACGAGAGCACGACGAGGCTGTCGCTCAGGCCGAGGTCCTTGGCCCGGAGCAGTAAAAACATGTCGGCGCTGTTGGCGAGGCCGAACACGATCGAGACGGCGAGCACGCGATAGAACTTTGGCGAGAGCTGAGGACGCACCGCGCTCGCGACGACGGGGGTTTCGGGCTCTTCGGGCCGGGCGGCAGGGTGTTTGTCGCGGAGCTGGAAGGTCAGCCAGACTGCGACGATCCCAGGCAGCAGCGTCCCGAGGAAAACGAGCCGGTACTGGCCGGGCAACATCCAAAGCAGCACGCAACCCGTGAGGCTGCCGACGACCGCGCCCGCCGCGTCCATCGCTCGGTGGAACCCGAACGCCCGGCCTGCGATCCCCGGCTCGACGGCGTCCGCGAGCAAAGCGTCGCGAGGCGAATAGCGGACGCCCTTACCGAAGCGGTCGACGATCCGCAGCAGCGCGACGAGCGGCCAACTGAAGGCGAGCGCGGTCAAGGGTTTCGAAACGGCCGTCATCGCGTAGCCGATGCGCACGAACGGCACCCGCGTCCCGAGTTTGTCGCTGAGGTGGCCGCTCCAGCCTTTGACGAAGTTGAGGACGATGTTGGCCGCGCCTTCCATGCCGGCGAGCACCGCGGCGGGGGCTTTGAGCGGGCCGGTGACGTAGAGCGGGATGACGGGGTAGACCATCTCCGAGGCGACGTCGGCCCAGAAGCTGACCCAGGCCATGATCCGGACAGGCCTTGGAAACTTGCCCTTGTCGTGGTCCGGTCCGGCCATGTCGTTCGCGTCCATCTTAACCCGTTCCGGGCGCCCGAACGCCGTCGCTCAAGAAGCCCGGGCCGCCCGGAGCCGGTCGATCGTGACGGCGGTGACGATGATGACGCCGGTGGCGATCTCTTGCACCCATTGAGGAAGGCCGATCTGGTTGGACCCGGCGCGGATCGTGGTCATGATGAGGGCGCCGACGAGCGAACCCGCGACCGAGCCTTGTCCTCCAGTCAACGAGGCTCCGCCGATGACGACGGCGGCGATGACGTCGAGCTCGAGGCCCTGGGCGACGGTCGGGTCGCCGAGCGTCAGGCGGGAGAACATCATGAGACCGCCGAGGCCGATGAAGAAGCCGCCGATCAGGAAGACGGCGAGCATGTTCCGCTTGACGGGGACGCCTGCGAGGTAGGCGGCGTCTTCGTTGGACCCGCAGGCGACGACGTTGCGTCCGAAGACGGAGCCTTTGAGCAGCCAGGTCGCGGCGACGGCCATCGCGAGCAAGAGCCAGACGCCGGGAGGGAAGAGCTTCCACTTCTGCTCCGGCTCGAGGGTGGCCAGGACGTCCTTGAGCCAAGGCGGGCACTTGTCGACGTCGATCTTCTGTTCGTTCCCGAGCCCTTTCGCGAGCCCTCGGACGACGGACATCGATGCTAGCGTCGCGATGAACGGGCTGACGCGCAGGCCCGTCACCATCAGGCCGTTCACCGCCCCGCACGCGCACCCGGCCAAGATCCCGACCAAGGACGCGGTGACGCCGTCGGCGTGGTGGACCTGGATCATCCACGCGATGACGACGCTGACGAACGCGACGACGCTTCCGACGGAGAGGTCGATCGCCCCGCGGACGATGATGTAGGTCATGCCGATCGCGGCGAACCCGACGATCGCGGTCTGGCGCGCGATGGTCTCGATATTGGCCTGAGTGGGGAAGCTGTTCGGTAGCTTCCAGGCGAACGCCGCGAACAAGAGCGCCCAGGCTGCGACCAAGACGAAGAAGCTGGCGTACGCTTTCATGGCCGCCGGCACCGGATCCGGTCGTCGGAGCGGAGCATCAGATCTTCGGCGGGTTCAAGACCTTCTTGACCTCTTCGGTCTCCATGTTCGCTTTGGTCGCCAAGGTCGCTCCGGTGTCGATCCGGGCCTCGACCTTCTCGCCGCGGATCTGCTTGACGATCGACTCGACGGCGAGTTTGCCCATGTTGAAGGGGTTCTGGACGACGAGGCCGTCGATCTCGCCCGCGGCGAGCCCGTCGACGAGCTTGGGCGAGGAGTCGAAGCCGTAGAACTTGACCTTGCCCGCGAGCTTGGCGTCCTGGAGGGCGCGGAGCATGCCGAAAGTGGAAGATTCGTTCGGGCAGAAGATCCCGGCGACGGCGAG is from Armatimonadota bacterium and encodes:
- a CDS encoding type II toxin-antitoxin system HicA family toxin, giving the protein MPRLPGIHHLAAVRGLEKAGFWVVRQGKHIVMTNGSRVVTVPRHNPIDQYTMGAIVIGAGLTVDEFKQLL
- a CDS encoding type II toxin-antitoxin system HicB family antitoxin — translated: MTFSVRLKESDQGWAVWVPALPGCASQGATREQALDAIKAAIREYLSVVAELHGEDGSVEETVTVDDKVA
- a CDS encoding MFS transporter; this encodes MAGPDHDKGKFPRPVRIMAWVSFWADVASEMVYPVIPLYVTGPLKAPAAVLAGMEGAANIVLNFVKGWSGHLSDKLGTRVPFVRIGYAMTAVSKPLTALAFSWPLVALLRIVDRFGKGVRYSPRDALLADAVEPGIAGRAFGFHRAMDAAGAVVGSLTGCVLLWMLPGQYRLVFLGTLLPGIVAVWLTFQLRDKHPAARPEEPETPVVASAVRPQLSPKFYRVLAVSIVFGLANSADMFLLLRAKDLGLSDSLVVLSYVVFNAVYSVSAFPLGHLSDKVGRKTVLAIGWAVYALTYFGFAATPLAGVWPLMALYGIYNGACDGVSRAWVKDASEPENRGTAMGVYAMANGFAVLAGSLVAGVTWDRVDHRAPFWIGGSLATLALIGLLAMWRKV
- a CDS encoding ABC transporter permease; the protein is MKAYASFFVLVAAWALLFAAFAWKLPNSFPTQANIETIARQTAIVGFAAIGMTYIIVRGAIDLSVGSVVAFVSVVIAWMIQVHHADGVTASLVGILAGCACGAVNGLMVTGLRVSPFIATLASMSVVRGLAKGLGNEQKIDVDKCPPWLKDVLATLEPEQKWKLFPPGVWLLLAMAVAATWLLKGSVFGRNVVACGSNEDAAYLAGVPVKRNMLAVFLIGGFFIGLGGLMMFSRLTLGDPTVAQGLELDVIAAVVIGGASLTGGQGSVAGSLVGALIMTTIRAGSNQIGLPQWVQEIATGVIIVTAVTIDRLRAARAS